A genome region from bacterium includes the following:
- the rdgB gene encoding RdgB/HAM1 family non-canonical purine NTP pyrophosphatase, with protein MKLLLATKNPDKIREIKEIIDSNIEFIPLSSLPFEIEPIEDGKTIEENAIKKAREYASAYSLLTLSEDSGLEVDYLNGAPGVYSSRFGGDISYEEKNRLIIKLLKGVPFEKRKARFKTIAAIADPSGFLKTAEGTVEGFIAFEPKGNNGFGYDPIFFYPPFNKTFGEVSLEEKNKVSHRASAIRKIEEILKSL; from the coding sequence ATGAAATTGCTTCTTGCCACAAAAAATCCTGATAAAATAAGGGAGATTAAGGAGATTATTGACTCTAATATTGAATTTATACCCCTTTCCTCCTTGCCTTTTGAAATTGAGCCAATTGAAGATGGAAAAACAATAGAAGAAAATGCAATAAAGAAGGCAAGGGAATATGCATCTGCCTATTCCCTCCTTACCTTATCCGAAGATTCTGGCCTTGAGGTAGATTATCTAAATGGCGCACCTGGTGTCTATTCCTCCAGATTTGGAGGAGATATAAGTTATGAAGAAAAGAATAGGCTAATTATTAAGCTACTTAAGGGTGTTCCCTTTGAAAAAAGAAAGGCAAGGTTTAAGACTATAGCGGCAATTGCAGACCCCTCTGGGTTTTTAAAAACAGCAGAGGGCACTGTGGAAGGATTTATTGCCTTTGAGCCAAAGGGAAATAATGGCTTTGGCTATGATCCAATATTTTTTTATCCACCCTTTAATAAAACATTCGGTGAGGTTAGCTTGGAAGAGAAAAATAAAGTAAGCCACCGGGCATCTGCCATAAGAAAAATAGAAGAGATTCTTAAATCTCTTTAA